The following are from one region of the Streptomyces fradiae genome:
- a CDS encoding NUDIX domain-containing protein translates to MGTPDFIRDIRASAGHQLLFLPGVSAVVFDDRGRVLLGRRADTGMWAIVGGIVEPGEQPAACAVREVYEETGVHCEVERVVLVQTLRKPVVYPNGDQCQFLDVSFRCRAVGGEARVNDEESTEVGWFELDALPEMKRFSHFRIEQALKDEPTWFDPSHQS, encoded by the coding sequence ATGGGCACCCCTGACTTCATCCGCGACATCCGGGCCTCGGCCGGCCACCAGCTGCTGTTCCTGCCGGGCGTCTCCGCCGTCGTCTTCGACGACCGGGGCCGTGTGCTGCTCGGGCGCCGGGCGGACACCGGGATGTGGGCGATCGTCGGCGGCATCGTCGAGCCCGGCGAGCAGCCCGCCGCCTGCGCCGTGCGCGAGGTGTACGAGGAGACCGGCGTGCACTGCGAGGTCGAGCGGGTCGTACTCGTACAGACCCTGCGCAAGCCGGTGGTCTACCCCAACGGCGACCAGTGCCAGTTCCTGGACGTGTCCTTCCGCTGCCGGGCCGTCGGCGGCGAGGCCCGGGTCAACGACGAGGAGTCGACCGAGGTCGGCTGGTTCGAGCTGGACGCCCTGCCCGAGATGAAGCGTTTCTCCCACTTCCGTATCGAGCAGGCCCTGAAGGACGAACCCACATGGTTCGACCCCAGCCACCAGAGCTGA
- the lnt gene encoding apolipoprotein N-acyltransferase, giving the protein MSTAIAPADAPESTPAPEGARGLRRLLRPGAAVVAGLMLFLSFPPRPLWWLALPAFALLGWTLRGRRPRAGFGLGYLAGLGFLLPLLVWTGEEVGPLPWVALAAVSALFVGAVGLGIAVVSRLPAWPVFAAAVWVLGEAARARVPFGGFPWGKIAFGQADGVFLPLAAVGGTPVLGFAVALCGFGLYEVLRLVLARRAATRTRTDEQDAAPAPAPARGPLLAAALAVLVPVTGALAALPLVSDAPEDGTATVAAVQGNVPRLGLDFNSQRRAVLDNHANRTRELAAAVKAGKEPQPDFVLWPENSSDIDPYANADAYQVIDEAVLEVNAPTVIGAVIAPETGKLRNTLIQWNPGKGPVAEYDKRHVQPFGEYIPMRSFVRLFSSDVDRVRRDFGPGGKVGVFDLAGTKVGLATCYEAAFDWAVRDTVTHGAQLITVPSNNATFGRSEMTYQQLAMSRVRAVEHSRSVVVPVTSGVSAIIRPDGTIVAKTAMFTPDVLVEKVPLRSSLTPATRMGTLPEALLVAVAVAGLGWSVTRSVRARRAARTA; this is encoded by the coding sequence GTGAGCACCGCCATCGCACCCGCCGACGCGCCCGAGTCCACCCCCGCCCCGGAGGGGGCCCGCGGTCTGCGGCGGCTGCTGCGGCCCGGCGCGGCCGTCGTGGCCGGGCTGATGCTCTTCCTGAGCTTCCCGCCCCGGCCCCTGTGGTGGCTCGCGCTGCCCGCGTTCGCGCTGCTCGGCTGGACGCTGCGGGGCCGCCGGCCGCGGGCCGGGTTCGGTCTCGGCTATCTGGCCGGGCTCGGCTTCCTGCTGCCGCTGCTCGTGTGGACCGGCGAGGAGGTCGGGCCCCTGCCGTGGGTCGCCCTCGCCGCGGTGTCGGCCCTGTTCGTCGGAGCCGTCGGCCTCGGCATCGCCGTGGTCTCCCGGCTGCCCGCCTGGCCCGTGTTCGCCGCCGCCGTGTGGGTGCTCGGGGAGGCGGCACGCGCGCGCGTGCCGTTCGGCGGCTTCCCCTGGGGCAAGATCGCCTTCGGCCAGGCGGACGGTGTCTTCCTGCCGCTCGCCGCCGTCGGCGGCACCCCGGTGCTCGGCTTCGCCGTCGCCCTGTGCGGCTTCGGCCTGTACGAGGTGCTGCGCCTGGTCCTCGCCCGGCGCGCCGCGACCCGTACCCGAACCGACGAGCAGGACGCCGCTCCCGCCCCGGCGCCCGCGCGCGGGCCGCTGCTCGCCGCCGCGCTCGCCGTCCTGGTGCCGGTCACCGGCGCGCTCGCGGCGCTCCCGCTGGTGTCCGACGCCCCGGAGGACGGCACCGCCACCGTCGCCGCCGTGCAGGGCAACGTGCCCCGCCTCGGCCTGGACTTCAACTCCCAGCGGCGCGCCGTCCTCGACAATCACGCCAACCGCACCCGCGAGCTCGCCGCCGCCGTGAAGGCCGGCAAGGAGCCGCAGCCCGACTTCGTGCTGTGGCCGGAGAACTCCTCCGACATCGACCCGTACGCCAACGCCGACGCCTACCAGGTGATCGACGAGGCGGTCCTGGAGGTGAACGCGCCGACCGTGATCGGCGCCGTCATCGCCCCCGAGACCGGCAAGCTGCGCAACACCCTCATCCAGTGGAACCCCGGCAAGGGCCCGGTCGCCGAGTACGACAAGCGACACGTGCAGCCCTTCGGCGAGTACATCCCGATGCGTTCCTTCGTCCGCCTCTTCAGCAGCGACGTCGACCGGGTGCGCCGCGACTTCGGGCCGGGCGGCAAGGTGGGCGTCTTCGACCTGGCCGGTACGAAGGTGGGCCTCGCCACCTGTTACGAGGCGGCCTTCGACTGGGCGGTCCGGGACACCGTGACCCATGGCGCCCAGCTGATCACCGTGCCCAGCAACAACGCCACCTTCGGGCGCAGCGAGATGACCTACCAGCAGCTCGCCATGTCCCGGGTGCGCGCCGTCGAGCACAGCCGCAGCGTGGTCGTCCCGGTCACCAGCGGCGTCAGCGCGATCATCCGGCCCGACGGCACCATCGTCGCGAAGACGGCGATGTTCACCCCGGACGTCCTCGTCGAGAAGGTGCCGCTGCGCTCCTCGCTGACCCCGGCGACCCGGATGGGCACCCTGCCCGAGGCGTTGCTCGTCGCGGTCGCCGTGGCCGGTCTCGGCTGGTCGGTGACCCGCTCGGTGCGCGCCCGGCGCGCCGCCCGTACCGCCTGA
- a CDS encoding glutamate racemase → MKIALMDSGIGLLPAAAAVRRMRPDADLVLSSDPDGMPWGPHTPEEITELALAVARAAAAHEPDALIVGCNTATVHALPALRAALEPRIPVIGTVPAIKPAAVDGGKVAIWATPATTGSPYQRGLIQEFAGGAHVTEVPCPGLADAVEHDDADAVRRAVAAAAALTPPDVRALVLGCTHYELVEEQIRAALPRAEGQPELVFHGSAGAVAAQALRRIGAEADPAAAPTGGLTVLHSGRPGALTPAALAYAQGRVLAAAAVAH, encoded by the coding sequence GTGAAGATCGCACTGATGGACTCCGGAATCGGCCTGCTCCCGGCAGCGGCGGCGGTCCGCCGCATGCGGCCCGACGCGGACCTGGTGCTGTCCTCCGACCCCGACGGCATGCCCTGGGGCCCGCACACCCCCGAGGAGATCACCGAGCTCGCCCTCGCCGTCGCCCGGGCCGCCGCCGCGCACGAGCCCGACGCCCTGATCGTCGGCTGCAACACCGCCACCGTGCACGCCCTGCCCGCCCTGCGGGCCGCGCTCGAGCCCCGTATCCCGGTGATCGGCACCGTGCCCGCGATCAAGCCCGCAGCGGTCGACGGCGGCAAGGTGGCCATCTGGGCCACCCCCGCCACCACCGGCAGCCCGTACCAGCGCGGACTGATCCAGGAGTTCGCCGGCGGCGCGCACGTCACCGAGGTGCCCTGCCCCGGTCTCGCCGACGCCGTCGAGCACGACGACGCCGATGCGGTACGCCGGGCCGTCGCCGCGGCGGCCGCGCTGACGCCCCCGGACGTGCGGGCCCTCGTCCTCGGCTGCACCCACTACGAGCTCGTCGAGGAGCAGATCCGGGCGGCCCTGCCGCGGGCCGAGGGGCAGCCGGAGCTCGTTTTCCACGGCTCCGCCGGGGCAGTCGCCGCACAGGCGCTGCGGCGGATCGGCGCCGAGGCCGACCCCGCGGCGGCCCCCACGGGCGGCCTGACCGTGCTGCACAGCGGCCGGCCGGGCGCGCTCACCCCGGCCGCGCTCGCCTACGCGCAGGGTCGCGTCCTCGCGGCGGCGGCCGTCGCGCACTGA
- a CDS encoding glycosyltransferase, whose product MSPLAWIAIAALAVWAWLLLGQGFFWRTDQRLPAPVGAPARWPGVVVVVPARDEAEVLPLSLPSLLAQDYPGRAEVILVDDGSSDGTGRLAAELAACHGGLPLTVVSPGEPEPGWTGKLWALRHGMALARTRGPEFLLLTDADIAHEPDSLRLLVEAATGHRLDLVSQMARLRVASGWERLVVPAFVYFFCQLYPFRWINRRRPLATAAAGGCVLLRAETAERAGVPTAIRQAVIDDVSLARAVRRAGGRVWLGLAERVDSIRPYPRLADLWRMVSRSAYAQLRHNPLLLAGTVAGLALVYLAPPGTLVAGLLSGDAAAAWAGGLAWAVMAGTYLPMLRYYRQPPWLAPLLPFTALLYLLMTVDSAVQHYRGRGAAWKGRTYARPEAAPDR is encoded by the coding sequence ATGAGCCCGCTTGCGTGGATCGCGATCGCCGCTCTGGCCGTCTGGGCGTGGCTGCTCCTGGGCCAGGGCTTCTTCTGGCGCACCGACCAGCGGCTGCCCGCGCCCGTAGGGGCCCCGGCGCGGTGGCCGGGGGTCGTGGTGGTGGTGCCGGCCCGGGACGAGGCCGAGGTGCTGCCGCTGAGCCTGCCGTCGCTGCTCGCCCAGGACTATCCGGGGCGGGCCGAGGTGATCCTGGTGGACGACGGCAGCTCGGACGGCACCGGGCGGCTCGCCGCCGAGCTGGCCGCCTGCCACGGCGGGCTGCCGCTGACGGTGGTCTCGCCGGGCGAACCGGAGCCGGGCTGGACGGGCAAGCTGTGGGCGCTGCGGCACGGCATGGCGCTGGCACGCACGCGTGGACCCGAATTCCTGCTCCTTACGGACGCGGACATCGCGCACGAGCCGGACAGCCTCCGGCTTCTGGTGGAGGCGGCGACCGGGCACCGGCTCGACCTGGTGTCGCAGATGGCGCGGCTGCGGGTGGCGAGCGGCTGGGAGCGGCTGGTCGTGCCGGCCTTCGTCTACTTCTTCTGCCAGCTCTATCCCTTCCGCTGGATCAACCGGCGCCGGCCGCTGGCGACGGCGGCGGCCGGCGGCTGTGTGCTGCTGCGGGCGGAGACGGCGGAGCGGGCCGGGGTGCCGACGGCGATCCGGCAGGCGGTGATCGACGACGTGTCGCTGGCCCGGGCGGTGCGCCGGGCGGGCGGCCGGGTGTGGCTGGGGCTCGCCGAGCGGGTGGACAGCATCCGTCCGTATCCGCGGCTCGCCGATCTGTGGCGGATGGTGTCGCGCAGCGCCTATGCCCAGCTGCGGCACAACCCGCTGCTGCTCGCGGGGACGGTCGCGGGTCTGGCCCTGGTCTATCTGGCGCCGCCGGGCACGCTGGTCGCCGGGCTGCTCTCCGGGGACGCCGCGGCGGCCTGGGCGGGCGGGCTCGCGTGGGCGGTGATGGCGGGCACGTATCTGCCGATGCTCCGCTACTACCGGCAGCCGCCGTGGCTCGCGCCGCTGCTCCCCTTCACCGCGCTGCTCTATCTGCTGATGACGGTGGACTCGGCCGTCCAGCACTACCGGGGCCGGGGCGCCGCGTGGAAGGGACGCACCTACGCGCGCCCCGAGGCGGCCCCGGACCGCTGA
- a CDS encoding DUF6643 family protein: MTSPRSTYGGGYYTAPSFPDTPIYDSLVAERGTPQIAPIRVPSAYDTGHGYAGGGSYLPALPAALPALPAAPSPQPPAPAYGHGHGHAGGYGYPQPAQHMAPAPATQLMAPVPLQAAPTPYIPQQPAAPRGYPGPQAPQQPRPMAGGYEAMRPAAPRPAPAPAPAPYDDPYNRPYQGRGY, encoded by the coding sequence ATGACCTCCCCGCGCTCCACCTACGGAGGCGGTTACTACACCGCGCCGTCGTTCCCCGACACCCCGATCTACGACTCCCTCGTCGCAGAACGGGGCACGCCTCAGATCGCCCCGATCCGAGTGCCCTCCGCGTACGACACCGGCCACGGCTACGCCGGCGGCGGCAGCTATCTGCCGGCGCTGCCCGCGGCCCTGCCCGCCCTCCCGGCGGCGCCCTCCCCGCAGCCCCCCGCCCCGGCCTACGGCCATGGTCACGGCCACGCCGGCGGCTACGGCTACCCGCAGCCCGCGCAGCACATGGCGCCCGCCCCGGCCACCCAGCTGATGGCCCCGGTGCCGCTGCAGGCCGCGCCCACCCCCTACATCCCGCAGCAGCCCGCCGCCCCGCGCGGCTACCCGGGCCCCCAGGCGCCGCAGCAGCCGCGCCCGATGGCCGGCGGGTACGAGGCGATGCGCCCGGCGGCGCCGCGCCCCGCGCCGGCACCCGCCCCCGCGCCGTACGACGACCCGTACAACCGCCCCTACCAGGGCCGCGGGTACTGA
- a CDS encoding MOSC domain-containing protein — MPNPVLRSVHVHPVKALRGFAPAEAEVQPWGLAGDRRWATVDTAGKVVTQRQHARLALASAELLPDGSVTLSGPGLEPLTVRVPAPVETADDETGTIPVDVFGTTVRGVPADPAADAWFTAYLDSPVRLVHMDDPARRRPVDPDFALPGETVSFADGYPLLVTTTSSLDALNSLIAQGDHADEGPLPMNRFRPNLVVDGTAPWAEDGWRRIAVGDVVFRVARDCARCVVTTTDQGTGERGKEPLRTLARHRAQGNRLLFGQNLVPEHRGVVRVGDPVKILD, encoded by the coding sequence ATGCCGAATCCTGTCTTGCGCTCCGTCCATGTCCACCCGGTCAAGGCACTGCGCGGGTTCGCCCCCGCGGAAGCGGAGGTCCAGCCATGGGGACTGGCCGGTGACCGCCGCTGGGCCACGGTGGACACCGCGGGGAAGGTCGTGACCCAACGCCAGCACGCACGGCTGGCGTTGGCCTCCGCCGAACTGCTGCCCGACGGCTCCGTCACCCTCTCCGGACCCGGCCTCGAGCCGCTGACCGTACGCGTACCGGCGCCGGTGGAGACGGCCGACGACGAGACCGGGACGATCCCGGTGGACGTCTTCGGCACCACGGTCCGGGGCGTGCCGGCCGATCCGGCCGCCGACGCCTGGTTCACCGCCTATCTGGACAGCCCGGTGCGGCTCGTCCACATGGACGACCCGGCCCGCCGCCGGCCCGTCGACCCCGACTTCGCGCTGCCCGGCGAGACCGTCAGCTTCGCCGACGGCTATCCGCTCCTGGTCACCACCACCTCCTCCCTCGACGCACTCAACTCCCTGATCGCACAGGGCGATCACGCCGACGAGGGCCCGCTGCCGATGAACCGGTTCCGGCCGAACCTGGTCGTCGACGGCACCGCGCCCTGGGCCGAGGACGGCTGGCGGCGCATCGCCGTCGGCGACGTCGTCTTCCGGGTCGCCCGCGACTGCGCCCGCTGCGTCGTGACCACCACCGACCAGGGCACCGGCGAGCGCGGCAAGGAGCCGCTGCGCACCCTGGCCCGGCACCGCGCGCAGGGCAACCGGCTGCTCTTCGGACAGAACCTGGTGCCCGAGCACCGGGGCGTGGTCCGGGTCGGCGACCCGGTCAAGATCCTCGACTGA
- a CDS encoding right-handed parallel beta-helix repeat-containing protein: MAQGTVQVTHTGTSRWRRRTGEYPSLAAALEAAGDGDVLTVAPGTYRENLVIRRAVTLRGGDGSVGSVRIAPADGVPLTVRASATLQELHIEGQDAAAPALLVEDGTPELLDLRIVTRSAAGLEVRGAARPTVRRCTVDNPAGVGLAVLDGAGGVFEECEIVSAGQSGVSVRGGGHPRLERCRVHHASGAGIAVTGEGSGLEGIGCEVYEIKGAGLQIASRATAHLTDSTVHRTSADGITLDTDAVLTLSDCDIHDVPENAVDLRSRSVLTLTRSTVRRFGRNGLSVWDPGTRVDANQCEIHDSTGDYPAVWVSDGATAVLDSCRVHDVPDALFVLDRGSRADVVDSDLSQVRNTAVSVSDGATAQLDDCRIREASTGAWFRDHGSGGTLGGCTIDAVQTGVIVTKGADPTIERCTVTSPAEAGFYVSAEGRGSFLGCRVTGSGGYGFHVMDGCRTTLRKCRTERCSRGGYEFPEEGPVAEDCTSDESQVRTPAAPEPGGVLTAIRSTGGLLGTVPAPRSPAVAPAQAPAVPEAAASRSSQEVLGQLDALVGLESVKHEVRTLTNMIEVGRRRQEAGLKAVSARRHLVFTGNPGTGKTTVARLYGEVLAALGVLERGHLVEVSRVDLVGEHIGSTAIRTQEAFDRARGGVLFVDEAYALAPEDSGRDFGREAIDTLVKLMEDHRDAVVVIVAGYTAEMERFLTVNPGVASRFSRTISFSDYVPQELLRIVEQQAEDHEYRLAEGSGEALEKYFAELPKGPTFGNGRTARQTFEAMVERHAGRVAALAEPSTDDLTLLYPEDLPELP, encoded by the coding sequence ATGGCACAGGGCACGGTCCAGGTGACGCACACCGGTACGTCGCGGTGGCGGCGCCGCACGGGCGAGTATCCCTCCCTCGCCGCCGCCCTGGAGGCCGCGGGCGACGGGGACGTCCTCACCGTGGCCCCGGGCACCTACCGGGAGAACCTCGTCATCCGGCGGGCCGTCACCCTCCGCGGCGGCGACGGGTCGGTCGGCTCGGTGCGGATCGCGCCCGCCGACGGCGTGCCGCTGACCGTACGGGCCTCGGCCACGCTCCAGGAGCTGCACATCGAGGGGCAGGACGCGGCGGCGCCGGCGCTGCTCGTCGAGGACGGCACGCCCGAGCTGCTCGACCTGCGGATCGTGACCAGGTCGGCGGCCGGTCTGGAGGTGCGGGGCGCGGCCCGGCCGACGGTGCGGCGCTGCACCGTCGACAATCCGGCCGGGGTCGGGCTCGCCGTACTCGACGGCGCGGGCGGGGTGTTCGAGGAGTGCGAGATCGTCTCCGCCGGGCAGTCGGGGGTCTCGGTGCGCGGCGGCGGGCATCCGCGGCTCGAGCGCTGCCGGGTGCACCACGCCTCGGGCGCCGGGATCGCGGTGACCGGGGAGGGCAGCGGTCTGGAGGGCATCGGCTGCGAGGTGTACGAGATCAAGGGCGCCGGGCTGCAGATCGCGTCCCGGGCGACCGCGCACCTCACGGACTCGACGGTGCACCGGACCTCGGCCGACGGCATCACCCTGGACACCGACGCCGTACTGACGCTGTCCGACTGCGACATCCACGACGTGCCGGAGAACGCGGTGGACCTGCGGTCCCGTTCGGTCCTGACGCTGACCCGGTCCACGGTGCGGCGGTTCGGGCGCAACGGGCTCTCGGTGTGGGACCCGGGGACCCGGGTGGACGCCAACCAGTGCGAGATCCACGACAGTACGGGCGACTATCCGGCGGTGTGGGTGAGCGACGGCGCCACGGCCGTGCTGGACTCCTGCCGGGTGCACGACGTGCCGGACGCGCTGTTCGTCCTCGACCGGGGCTCGCGCGCGGACGTCGTCGACAGCGATCTGTCGCAGGTGCGGAACACCGCCGTGTCGGTGAGCGACGGGGCCACGGCGCAGCTGGACGACTGCCGGATCCGGGAGGCGTCCACGGGCGCCTGGTTCCGGGACCACGGCAGCGGCGGCACGCTCGGCGGCTGCACCATCGACGCGGTGCAGACCGGGGTCATCGTCACCAAGGGCGCGGACCCGACGATCGAGCGGTGCACGGTCACCTCGCCCGCCGAGGCCGGTTTCTACGTGTCGGCGGAGGGCCGCGGCTCCTTCCTGGGCTGCCGGGTGACCGGCAGCGGCGGTTACGGCTTCCATGTGATGGACGGCTGCCGTACGACGCTGCGCAAGTGCCGTACGGAGCGCTGCTCGCGCGGGGGTTACGAGTTCCCCGAGGAGGGCCCGGTCGCGGAGGACTGCACCAGCGACGAGAGCCAGGTGCGCACCCCGGCGGCGCCGGAGCCCGGCGGGGTGCTCACCGCCATCCGGTCGACGGGCGGGCTGCTCGGCACGGTGCCCGCGCCGCGCTCCCCCGCCGTGGCGCCGGCCCAGGCACCGGCCGTCCCGGAGGCGGCGGCCTCGCGGTCCTCGCAGGAGGTGCTCGGCCAGCTGGACGCGCTGGTGGGTCTGGAGAGCGTCAAGCACGAGGTGCGGACGCTGACCAACATGATCGAGGTGGGGCGGCGGCGGCAGGAGGCGGGGCTCAAGGCCGTGTCCGCGCGCCGCCATCTGGTCTTCACCGGCAACCCGGGCACCGGCAAGACGACGGTGGCGCGGCTCTACGGCGAGGTGCTCGCCGCGCTCGGGGTGCTGGAGCGGGGCCACCTGGTCGAGGTGTCCCGGGTCGACCTGGTGGGCGAGCACATCGGCTCGACGGCGATCCGCACCCAGGAGGCCTTCGACCGGGCCCGCGGCGGCGTGCTGTTCGTGGACGAGGCGTACGCGCTCGCGCCGGAGGACTCGGGGCGGGACTTCGGGCGCGAGGCGATCGACACGCTGGTGAAGCTGATGGAGGACCACCGGGACGCGGTGGTGGTGATCGTCGCCGGCTACACGGCGGAGATGGAGCGCTTCCTCACCGTCAACCCCGGTGTGGCCTCGCGTTTCTCACGGACCATCAGCTTCTCCGACTACGTTCCGCAGGAGCTGCTGCGGATCGTGGAGCAGCAGGCCGAGGACCACGAGTACCGGCTCGCGGAGGGGAGCGGCGAGGCCCTGGAGAAGTATTTCGCCGAGCTGCCCAAGGGCCCCACCTTCGGCAACGGGCGCACCGCGCGCCAGACCTTCGAGGCGATGGTGGAGCGGCACGCGGGCCGGGTCGCCGCGCTCGCGGAGCCGAGCACGGACGACCTGACCCTGCTCTATCCCGAGGATCTTCCCGAACTCCCCTGA
- a CDS encoding DeoR/GlpR family DNA-binding transcription regulator: MSDHQNLLAEQRRALILDEVRRRGGVRVNELTRRLNVSDMTVRRDLDALARQGMVAKVHGGAVPVVEASVHEPGFEAKSVLELSAKEEIARAAARMVRPGTAIALSGGTTTYALARQLLDVPELTVVTNSVRVADVFHEAQQAGAGGEARPGAATVVLTGGVRTPSDALVGPVADQAIRSLHFDALFLGVHGISVEAGLSTPNLAEAETNRRLVQAARRVVVVADHTKWGTVGLSSFATLDEVDALVTDPGVSPRVRAEMAEHLPGLVVAGEDDPEAEDPDAEDPDAEERSGHHEGDGGAYGGAPE, encoded by the coding sequence GTGAGTGACCATCAGAACCTGTTGGCGGAACAGCGACGCGCGCTGATCCTCGACGAGGTGCGCCGGCGCGGCGGTGTACGGGTGAACGAGCTGACCCGCCGGCTGAACGTCTCCGACATGACCGTCCGCCGGGACCTGGACGCACTGGCCCGGCAGGGCATGGTCGCCAAGGTGCACGGCGGCGCGGTCCCGGTGGTCGAGGCGAGCGTCCACGAGCCGGGCTTCGAGGCGAAGTCGGTGCTCGAACTGAGCGCGAAGGAGGAGATCGCTCGGGCGGCGGCGCGGATGGTGCGGCCCGGCACGGCCATCGCCCTTTCGGGTGGTACGACGACCTACGCGCTGGCCCGGCAGCTGCTCGACGTGCCGGAGCTGACCGTGGTGACCAACTCGGTGCGGGTCGCGGACGTGTTCCACGAGGCGCAGCAGGCGGGCGCGGGCGGCGAGGCGCGGCCGGGCGCGGCGACGGTGGTGCTGACCGGCGGGGTGCGGACGCCGTCGGACGCGCTGGTGGGTCCGGTGGCCGACCAGGCGATCCGCTCGCTGCACTTCGACGCGCTGTTCCTCGGGGTGCACGGCATCTCGGTGGAGGCCGGTCTGTCCACGCCCAATCTGGCGGAGGCGGAGACCAATCGGCGTCTCGTGCAGGCGGCGCGGCGGGTGGTGGTGGTCGCGGACCACACCAAGTGGGGGACGGTGGGCCTGAGTTCCTTCGCCACGCTGGACGAGGTGGACGCGCTGGTGACGGATCCGGGGGTGTCGCCGCGGGTGCGGGCCGAGATGGCGGAGCATCTGCCGGGGCTCGTGGTGGCGGGCGAGGACGACCCCGAGGCGGAGGACCCGGACGCGGAGGACCCGGACGCGGAGGAGCGCTCCGGGCACCACGAGGGCGACGGCGGGGCGTACGGGGGCGCGCCGGAGTGA
- a CDS encoding SRPBCC family protein, with protein MSRFRIERTVAAAPDQVWRRLTDWPAHGARVPLTRTIVLTPGPNRVGTRFTARTGIGRFGFDDPMEVVVFAPPAPGRTGVCRLEKRGRVVLGRAAFEVTGTAAGGSRVVWTEELRLRGVPSVCDPVFDPVLAAAGRWVFGRALDGLLRH; from the coding sequence GTGAGCCGGTTCCGGATCGAGCGGACCGTGGCGGCGGCGCCGGACCAGGTGTGGCGGCGGCTCACGGACTGGCCGGCGCACGGCGCGCGGGTGCCGCTCACCCGGACGATCGTCCTGACGCCCGGCCCGAACCGGGTGGGCACCCGCTTCACGGCGCGGACCGGAATCGGCCGGTTCGGCTTCGACGACCCGATGGAGGTCGTGGTGTTCGCCCCGCCCGCGCCGGGCCGTACGGGCGTGTGCCGGCTGGAGAAGCGGGGCCGCGTGGTGCTCGGCCGGGCCGCCTTCGAGGTGACCGGGACGGCGGCGGGCGGCAGCCGGGTGGTGTGGACCGAGGAGCTGCGTCTGCGGGGCGTGCCGTCTGTGTGCGACCCGGTGTTCGACCCGGTGCTCGCGGCGGCCGGCCGGTGGGTGTTCGGACGGGCGCTCGACGGACTGCTGCGTCACTGA
- a CDS encoding SRPBCC family protein yields MQRRLRPVELDFAESAPLRLVFSADLAAPPAAVYRSLAVELGSTPAWFTAVTAATPTDGGAGRTIRLRGGIEFRETILASDPAARYAYRIDRTNAPGLTALLEEWLLSPAADGTRVRWTMAVDGNGPCRLALRLARPGVGKSFRDAMRNLDRRLTPARHPSPGTGR; encoded by the coding sequence ATGCAGCGCCGACTCCGGCCGGTGGAGCTCGACTTCGCCGAGTCCGCGCCCCTGCGCCTGGTCTTCTCCGCCGACCTTGCCGCCCCGCCCGCGGCGGTGTACCGCTCGCTCGCGGTGGAACTCGGCAGCACCCCCGCGTGGTTCACCGCGGTGACCGCCGCGACGCCGACCGACGGCGGCGCCGGGCGGACGATCCGGCTGCGCGGCGGGATCGAGTTCCGCGAGACGATCCTGGCGAGCGACCCGGCCGCGCGCTACGCGTACCGGATCGACCGCACCAACGCCCCGGGGCTGACCGCACTCCTGGAGGAGTGGCTGCTCTCCCCCGCCGCGGACGGCACCCGGGTGCGCTGGACGATGGCCGTGGACGGCAACGGCCCCTGCCGGCTGGCCCTGCGGCTCGCCCGGCCCGGCGTCGGGAAGTCCTTCCGGGACGCGATGCGCAACCTGGACCGGCGGCTCACTCCGGCCAGGCACCCGTCGCCAGGAACCGGTCGATAG